From Streptomyces sp. TLI_105, the proteins below share one genomic window:
- a CDS encoding acetylxylan esterase: MTQFDLSLDRLRTYRSASVEPEDFDAFWTKTLDEARAHELDARFEPVATGLATVEVFDVTFAGFGGHPVKGWFVLPAGAAEPLPVVVEFLGYGGGRGLPHTHLLWASAGFAHFVMDTRGQGSGWATGDTPDPTGSAPSFPGFMTRGIEDPYSYYYRRLFTDAVRAVEAARSHPLVDASRTAVTGGSQGGGITLAVAGLVRDLVAVAPDVPFLCDFPRATTITDRTPYREIGNYLKTHRGRVERVRETLAYFDGVHFAARATAPALFSTALEDLTCPPSTVFAAFNAYAAEEKAIEVYDFNDHEGGGAFQQAAQLGWLPGKLRQGT, encoded by the coding sequence ATGACCCAGTTCGACCTGTCCCTCGACCGGCTCCGCACGTACCGGAGCGCGTCCGTGGAGCCCGAGGACTTCGACGCCTTCTGGACGAAGACCCTCGACGAGGCACGCGCGCACGAGCTGGACGCGCGCTTCGAGCCCGTGGCGACCGGGCTCGCCACGGTGGAGGTCTTCGACGTGACCTTCGCCGGGTTCGGCGGGCACCCGGTCAAGGGATGGTTCGTCCTGCCGGCCGGAGCGGCCGAACCGCTGCCCGTCGTGGTGGAGTTCCTCGGGTACGGCGGCGGGCGGGGCCTTCCGCACACCCATCTGCTCTGGGCGTCGGCCGGGTTCGCGCACTTCGTGATGGACACGCGCGGACAGGGCAGCGGCTGGGCCACCGGCGACACCCCGGACCCGACGGGCAGCGCGCCCTCGTTCCCGGGCTTCATGACGCGGGGCATCGAGGACCCGTACTCCTACTACTACCGCCGGCTCTTCACGGACGCGGTGCGCGCCGTGGAGGCGGCCCGCTCGCATCCGCTGGTGGACGCGAGCCGTACGGCGGTGACGGGCGGGAGCCAGGGCGGTGGCATCACGCTGGCCGTGGCGGGGCTGGTGCGGGACCTGGTGGCGGTGGCGCCGGACGTGCCGTTCCTGTGCGACTTCCCGCGCGCGACGACGATCACGGACCGCACGCCGTACCGCGAGATCGGCAACTACCTGAAGACGCATCGCGGCCGGGTGGAGCGGGTCAGGGAGACGCTGGCCTACTTCGACGGGGTCCACTTCGCGGCCCGCGCCACCGCTCCGGCCCTGTTCTCGACGGCGCTGGAGGACCTGACCTGCCCGCCGTCGACGGTGTTCGCGGCCTTCAACGCGTACGCCGCGGAGGAGAAGGCGATCGAGGTGTACGACTTCAACGACCACGAGGGCGGCGGCGCGTTCCAGCAGGCGGCCCAGCTGGGCTGGCTGCCGGGGAAGCTGCGCCAGGGGACCTGA
- a CDS encoding cytochrome P450: MEQAAAVDPILDLASPSNLRNPYPAYARMRETTPVFWHELLGSWVLTRHADCLAVLTDSNRFASDWRRAGEDIPAPLLSVQTLDPPEHTAIRHLLLDGFRAQDRQALHDGLEHRIADLLAELAGRPSFDFVGELAEPVALRFVTAFLGVPAPELDWFVPMSRTVVDGMDAGLWPEKHEPAVAARARLAEYAGGWLADPPKEGLIAHVAEHATDSGVAETVLRNSLRAVLHAGYESASRLLGNAAAALLTTPGALDAFRASPAPAVDELIRYDAPVQADARVCVTDTELGGVTIKAGDPVTLFLGAANHDPLRFDHPTELRLDRAPNPHLGFGRGAHACLGASMAIRLAGSVLGALARDYPDARAVAEPDHRRNLTLRGLDRFEVTLRPRAGEEVRP; this comes from the coding sequence GTGGAGCAAGCGGCAGCCGTGGACCCGATCCTGGATCTGGCCAGCCCGTCGAACCTGCGGAACCCCTACCCGGCCTATGCCCGCATGCGGGAGACCACGCCGGTCTTCTGGCACGAACTGCTCGGCTCCTGGGTCCTGACCCGCCATGCCGACTGCCTCGCGGTGCTCACCGACAGCAACCGTTTCGCCTCCGACTGGCGGCGCGCGGGCGAGGACATCCCCGCACCGCTGCTGAGCGTCCAGACCCTCGACCCGCCGGAGCACACCGCCATCCGGCACCTGCTGCTCGACGGCTTCCGCGCCCAGGACCGCCAGGCCCTGCACGACGGCCTGGAGCACAGGATCGCGGACCTGCTCGCCGAGCTGGCCGGGCGGCCCTCCTTCGACTTCGTCGGAGAGCTCGCCGAGCCGGTCGCCCTCCGCTTCGTCACCGCCTTCCTCGGTGTCCCCGCGCCCGAACTCGACTGGTTCGTGCCCATGTCCCGTACCGTCGTCGACGGCATGGACGCCGGGCTGTGGCCCGAGAAGCACGAGCCCGCCGTCGCGGCCCGGGCCCGGCTCGCGGAGTACGCCGGCGGATGGCTCGCGGACCCGCCCAAGGAGGGGCTCATCGCCCACGTGGCCGAGCACGCGACGGACAGCGGTGTGGCAGAAACGGTTCTGCGGAACAGTCTGCGGGCCGTCCTCCACGCGGGCTACGAATCCGCCTCACGCCTCCTCGGCAACGCCGCGGCCGCCCTCCTCACCACCCCCGGCGCGCTCGACGCGTTCCGGGCGAGCCCGGCCCCGGCCGTGGACGAACTCATCCGGTACGACGCACCGGTCCAGGCGGACGCCCGGGTCTGCGTCACCGACACCGAACTGGGTGGCGTCACCATCAAGGCGGGTGATCCGGTCACGCTCTTCCTGGGCGCGGCCAACCACGACCCGCTGCGGTTCGACCACCCCACAGAACTGCGACTCGACCGCGCGCCGAACCCGCACCTCGGGTTCGGACGCGGGGCCCATGCCTGTCTGGGCGCGTCCATGGCGATCCGGCTCGCCGGATCGGTCCTCGGGGCCCTGGCCAGGGACTACCCGGACGCACGGGCCGTCGCGGAACCGGACCACAGGCGCAATCTGACCCTCCGCGGTCTCGACCGCTTCGAGGTCACACTGCGCCCACGAGCGGGGGAGGAGGTTCGACCATGA
- a CDS encoding cytochrome P450 — protein MVTGYDEAVAALTDPRLSSSPVGVNGLEEEMAHQERTNVLMASMLVANGEDHTRLRNLVSKAFTFRRVEALAPRVQAHTDAFLDAIAQRGSADLVSEFALPLPMAVLSELIGIPAEGQPDFARLAVGLIMPPNTPERLAKGARARAELTEFFEPLIAARKADPKDDLLSALCAAQAEEKISDRELTAMAILLTLAGHETTASLIANGVHALLRHPEQFAALRDDPSLLPGAIEELLRYEGPVSRGVARFTVDAYEIGGVTVPPGEMIIIGLAAANRDPARYDRPDILDVARREVPQQLAFGHGVHFCLGAPLARAEARIAIGTLLRRFPDLRLADPDADLSRREGILRGMATLPVTFTPQA, from the coding sequence ATGGTCACCGGCTACGACGAGGCGGTGGCCGCGCTCACCGACCCCCGCCTCAGCAGCAGCCCCGTCGGGGTCAACGGCCTCGAGGAGGAGATGGCCCACCAGGAGCGCACCAACGTCCTGATGGCCAGCATGCTCGTGGCCAACGGGGAGGACCACACGCGGCTGCGCAACCTCGTCTCGAAGGCCTTCACCTTCCGCCGCGTGGAGGCGCTCGCGCCCCGCGTCCAGGCGCACACCGACGCCTTCCTCGACGCGATCGCGCAGCGCGGATCCGCCGATCTGGTCTCGGAGTTCGCGCTGCCGCTGCCGATGGCCGTGCTCAGCGAGCTCATCGGCATCCCGGCCGAGGGGCAGCCGGACTTCGCCCGCCTCGCGGTCGGCCTGATCATGCCGCCCAACACCCCGGAGCGGCTCGCCAAGGGGGCGCGGGCCCGCGCCGAACTCACCGAGTTCTTCGAGCCGTTGATCGCCGCGCGCAAGGCGGACCCGAAGGACGACCTGCTGAGCGCGCTCTGCGCCGCGCAGGCCGAGGAGAAGATCAGCGACCGCGAGCTGACGGCCATGGCCATCCTGCTCACGCTCGCCGGCCACGAGACCACGGCGAGCCTCATCGCGAACGGCGTCCACGCCCTCCTGCGCCACCCGGAGCAGTTCGCCGCGCTGCGCGACGACCCCTCGCTGCTGCCCGGCGCGATCGAGGAACTCCTGCGCTACGAGGGGCCGGTGAGCCGGGGCGTCGCACGCTTCACGGTCGACGCGTACGAGATCGGCGGGGTCACCGTCCCGCCCGGCGAGATGATCATCATCGGCCTCGCCGCGGCCAACCGCGACCCCGCGCGCTACGACCGTCCCGACATCCTCGACGTGGCCCGTCGCGAGGTGCCGCAACAGCTCGCTTTCGGCCATGGTGTGCACTTCTGCCTGGGCGCTCCGCTGGCCCGCGCCGAGGCCAGGATCGCCATCGGCACCCTGCTGCGGCGCTTCCCCGACCTGCGGCTCGCGGACCCGGACGCGGACCTGAGCCGGCGCGAGGGCATCCTGCGCGGCATGGCGACGCTGCCCGTGACCTTCACCCCGCAGGCGTGA
- a CDS encoding class I SAM-dependent methyltransferase — MRGRAVKAAEFDEIAPGYDESRGGTARAAGFAEQLAPLLDPARPVLDIGVGTGIVAAELTARGHTVHGVDLSPGMLARAKARLGARVAVGDACRLPVRSGSVDQAVSTWLLHAGPDNRAVLAEVARVLRPGGRYLVIPAGGTRPTDDIGVLVGELEDRLDPEGSRRDGPERLAPIGAAHGLVYEGTASERPTSFPVSPRAMAESLTRGLFTGAWAVGGDATRLVDETRARLLALPDPDVPRVRKTADVVLVFSRRT; from the coding sequence GTGAGGGGCAGGGCGGTGAAGGCGGCGGAGTTCGACGAGATCGCTCCGGGATACGACGAGTCGCGCGGCGGTACGGCGCGTGCCGCCGGTTTCGCGGAGCAGCTGGCGCCGCTGCTCGACCCGGCGCGCCCGGTGCTCGACATCGGCGTCGGGACGGGCATCGTGGCGGCCGAACTGACGGCGCGCGGGCACACCGTGCACGGCGTCGACCTCTCCCCCGGGATGCTCGCCCGGGCGAAGGCCCGGCTCGGCGCGCGGGTGGCGGTGGGCGACGCCTGCCGGCTGCCCGTGCGGAGCGGCTCGGTGGACCAGGCGGTCTCGACCTGGCTGCTGCACGCGGGCCCGGACAACCGGGCCGTCCTGGCCGAGGTCGCGCGGGTGCTGCGGCCGGGTGGGCGCTATCTGGTGATACCGGCGGGCGGGACGCGTCCGACGGACGACATCGGGGTCCTCGTCGGGGAGTTGGAGGACCGCCTCGACCCGGAGGGCAGCCGCCGCGACGGCCCGGAACGGCTGGCGCCGATCGGCGCGGCGCACGGCCTCGTCTACGAGGGGACGGCGTCGGAGCGCCCCACGTCCTTCCCGGTGTCGCCGCGGGCGATGGCCGAGTCGCTGACGCGCGGTCTGTTCACCGGAGCCTGGGCGGTGGGCGGCGACGCGACCCGCCTGGTCGACGAGACCAGAGCCCGCCTGCTCGCCCTGCCCGACCCGGACGTCCCCCGGGTCAGGAAGACGGCGGACGTCGTCCTGGTCTTCAGCCGACGGACCTGA